A single window of Aspergillus puulaauensis MK2 DNA, chromosome 5, nearly complete sequence DNA harbors:
- a CDS encoding uncharacterized protein (COG:T;~EggNog:ENOG410PVW8;~InterPro:IPR019826,IPR002018,IPR029058;~MEROPS:MER0033198;~PFAM:PF00135) — protein MSFLVQESVKIGQPIIGVSFNYRLSGFGFLQGRVVNETGVANIGLYDQRFALHWIQENIMAFGGDPSRVTIQGESAGAVSVGHHFLAYGGRDDGLFHAGIAESGGPLTTSPLVSLDQQDVLYNDVLNSTNCTRERDTLQCLRSRPATDLKAAFQGVNYYPVIDGKIITGLPSVLLKEGRFVKRPLLIGTNTNEGTTFSVASGRGVNNSADFREMIAQYSGGHGLTSTTLDALVDQYVNQLSDKEAQAGLGTVLLSPGPEYGSLWGKVTLYAGDYQFNAGRRYSTQLWARYGVPVYSYRFDAVPNGIPSETLGATHFQEISFVFRNFDGVGYEVNPLQSTSTGLQQSYRNLSTRMSQMWLNFAATLSPNAHQAPKANGTWPVYRNENATNIVFHLNATHLEPDTWRSNAIGRLLDSLHEFGI, from the exons ATGTCTTTCCTAGTCCAGGAATCCGTCAAAATAGGCCAGCCGATAATTGGAGTTAGCTTCAATTACCGACTCTCTGGCTTTGGATTCCTGCAGGGTCGCGTGGTGAATGAAACTGGAGTCGCAAATATTGGTCTCTATGACCAGCGCTTTGCTCTTCATTGGATCCAGGAGAACATTATGGCTTTCGGCGGAGATCCTTCTCGAGTTACAATTCAAGGGGAATCGGCTGGGGCTGTATCAGTTGGACATCACTTCCTTGCATATGGAGGACGCGACGATGGGCTTTTCCACGCAGGCATTGCTGAAAGTGGTGGGCCTCTTACTACAAGCCCTTTGGTCTCTCTTGATCAGCAAGATGTCCTCTACAACGATGTCCTCAATTCGACAAACTGCACCCGAGAAAGGGATACTCTTCAATGTCTTCGCTCCCGACCAGCAACGGACTTGAAGGCTGCGTTTCAAGGTGTTAATTACTATCCAGTTATTGATGGAAAGATCATCACCGGGTTGCCCTCAGTTCTCCTAAAGGAAGGGCGATTTGTGAAGCGTCCTCTCCTTATTGGAACTAATACCAACGAAGGAACTACATTCTCAGTGGCAAGTGGCCGTGGGGTGAACAATTCAGCTGACTTCCGGGAGATGATTGCCCAGTACAGTGGGGGTCATGGTCTTACAAGTACTACTCTCGACGCTCTTGTGGATCAATATGTCAATCAACTGTCTGATAAAGAGGCCCAGGCTGGCCTCGGGACTGTCCTTCTATCACCAGGCCCAGAATACGGCTCGCTCTGGGGAAAGGTTACCCTATATGCTGGAGACTATCAGTTCAATGCTGGTAGACGGTACTCCACCCAGCTGTGGGCTCGATACGGTGTTCCTGTGTATAGCTATCGCTTTGATGCTGTACCTAATGGGATACCCAGTGAAACACTCGGTGCCACGCATTTCCAGGAAATTTCCTTCGTTTTCAGAAACTTTGACGGCGTCGGTTACGAGGTCAATCCTTTACAATCTACATCCACGGGATTGCAGCAAAGCTATCGGAATTTGAGCACGCGCATGAGCCAGATGTGGCTAAACTTCGCTGCCACACTATCGCCCAATGCTCATCAAG CCCCGAAAGCCAATGGTACCTGGCCGGTCTATAGGAACGAGAATGCGACAAACATCGTATTCCATCTGAACGCAACCCATCTAGAGCCTGACACCTGGAGGTCAAACGCTATTGGACGCCTTCTTGATTCCTTGCACGAATTTGGGATTTAA
- a CDS encoding uncharacterized protein (COG:G;~EggNog:ENOG410PJEN;~InterPro:IPR020846,IPR011701,IPR036259;~PFAM:PF07690;~TransMembrane:10 (i69-92o104-123i135-152o195-212i224-243o327-350i371-391o411-430i442-462o509-529i);~go_function: GO:0022857 - transmembrane transporter activity [Evidence IEA];~go_process: GO:0055085 - transmembrane transport [Evidence IEA]), with translation MEMNYNERALHHLEEELGTTIYPGTEIMADVGTHRFVRSSAKSGRVLVPQPSQDPHDPLIWSPFWKTSVMTIATLTSFSQGMGPLALAPMFPQLMESFNSDLPSVVQFTGVCILVLGFSNFFWIPIQTCYGRRPVLIFSTLVCLLSNVWRATATGYGSYMGACIVNGFGAGPAETSQPEIIADITFLHERGGYNTLYFTAYFGSLMVGPILAGSMAEHVGWRSFFWLNVGLLGLVLILQIFFFPETKWHRVHPDEERAGQGPGQNVDEGGDDKIEISQKENIHVEAASDQDACLHRGAPSKQQFKLWQSSGVTFKSLLNSFWIPWKLLSFPIVELAAFIVSWSSSCFLTLNLTQSQAFAQPPYNFNSQTIGFFNFAIVVGAFLGLATNGPFSDWISMRATRKNNGIREPEMRLPAIAVYTVIMIIGNFVVAFGYEYKWDWRAIVIIGYTAAGIQVACLPAIASTYAVDSYKPVAGSIFVSVTVNKNLWGYGFSKFITPWVEQSGFVKPIMMNMALCTVWCLCAVPFYFYGKKFRGWTAKSSVHRI, from the exons ATGGAGATGAACTATAATGAACGC GCTCTTCATCA CctcgaggaggagctgggaaCGACGATCTATCCGGGCACAGAGATCATGGCCGATGTGGGCACGCATCGTTTTGTGAGGTCCTCAGCCAAATCCGGCCGGGTTCTTGTGCCCCAGCCTTCACAGGATCCCCATGACCCCTTG ATCTGGAGCCCGTTTTGGAAGACCAGCGTGATGACCATTGCCACGTTGACATCCTTCAGTCAGGGCATGGGACCTCTGGCCCTTGCACCCATGTTCCCCCAATTAATGGAATCATTCAACTCGGACCTCCCCAGTGTTGTGCAATTCACCGGGGTTTGCATTCTAGTGCTAGGGTTTAGTAATTTCTTTTG GATCCCCATTCAAACATGTTATGGTCGACGACCTGTGCTGATATTCTCAACCCTCGTCTGCCTGCTCAGCAATGTCTGGCGTGCAACGGCAACTGGATACGGCAGCTATATGGGCGCATGCATAGTCAATGGATTTGGTGCTGGTCCCGCAGAG ACGTCTCAACCTGAGATTATCGCGGATATTACATTCCTCCACGAGCGTGGCGGTTATAATACCCTGTATTTCACAGCATACTTTGGGTCCCTTATG GTCGGTCCTATCCTAGCCGGCTCAATGGCCGAGCACGTCGGCTGGCGCAGCTTTTTCTGGCTGAACGTCGGTCTCCTAGGCCTCGTACTCATCCTGCAAatattcttcttccccgagacAAAATGGCACCGTGTTCACCCCGACGAGGAGCGCGCGGGACAAGGCCCTGGCCAAAATGTTGATGAGGGGGGCGATGACAAGATCGAAATATCACAGAAAGAGAATATCCATGTGGAAGCGGCTTCTGACCAAGATGCATGTCTGCACCGAGGTGCTCCCTCGAAGCAGCAATTCAAGCTATGGCAGTCGAGTGGTGTTACCTTCAAGTCTCTCCTTAATAGCTTCTGGATTCCCTGGAAGCTGTTGTCATTTCCTATTGTTGAACTTGCTGCTTTTATTGTGTCTTGGTCCTCAAGTTGCTTCTTGACATTGAATCTTACGCAGAGTCAAGCCTTTGCGCAGCCCCCGTACAACTTCAACAGTCAAACTATCGGCTTCTTTAACTTTGCTATTGTGGTTGGAGCATTTCTTGGGCTAGCAACCAATGGTCCGTTCTCAGATTGGATCTCGATGAGAGCCACTCGCAAGAACAATGGAATTCGCGAGCCGGAGATGCGTCTGCCAGCTATAGCAGTCTATACTGTGATTATGATTATTGGCAATTTTGTTGTGGCGTTTGGATATGAGTATAAATGGGACTGGCGG GCAATTGTAATCATTGGCTATACTGCAGCTGGTATACAGGTTGCGTGTCTTCCAGCCATCGCCAGTACCTACGCTGTCGATAGCTACAAGCCCGTTGCAGGCTCGATATTCGTTTCGGTCACGGTGAATAAGAATTTGTGGGGATATGGGTTCAGTAAATTTATCACTCCTTGGGTTGAGCAAAGTGGGTTCGTCAAGCCTATCATGATGAACATGGCTTTGTGCACGGTGTGGTGTCTCTGTGCAGTCCCATTCTACTTTTACGGCAAAAAGTTTAGAGGATGGACCGCCAAGTCATCTGTGCACAGGATATAG
- a CDS encoding aldo/keto reductase (COG:C;~EggNog:ENOG410PFM7;~InterPro:IPR023210,IPR036812;~PFAM:PF00248), with translation MRYVQLGTSGLRIAPIGVGCMSFGNPEGRFKWSIPEEEALPVLNHCYESGLNFFDTANAYSNGLSEEILGKAIKKYNWRRENIVIATKLWAPVGRGLEQPMAMSDDEKDNSGYLNQYGLSRKHIFESIDASLKRLDLPYVDLLQIHRFDPRTPVKETMEALHDIVKAGKVRYIGASSMWAHQLLEYQYTARIHGWTEFISMQNLHNAIYREEEREMYPACAKFGIGGIPWSPIAMGFLARPWREFSNTTRGEGQGQGFLGQAPTEADKKINEQVENLAKEHGVSMAIIAIAWSLSKPFITAPILGMSKKERVDEAVAAISFTLSPEELKTIDDLYQPRNVIGHQ, from the coding sequence ATGAGATACGTGCAACTCGGAACCAGCGGTCTGCGCATCGCTCCAATTGGAGTGGGATGTATGAGTTTTGGAAATCCTGAAGGCCGCTTCAAGTGGTCAatccccgaagaagaagcccttcCTGTGCTTAATCATTGTTATGAATCCGGCCTAAATTTCTTCGACACGGCAAATGCCTATTCTAACGGCTTGTCGGAAGAGATACTCGGCAAAgcaatcaagaaatacaATTGGCGACGCGAAAACATTGTTATTGCAACCAAGCTGTGGGCGCCTGTCGGCCGCGGCCTCGAGCagccgatggcgatgtctgatgatgagaaggataaCTCTGGATACCTTAATCAGTATGGCCTGAGTCGGAAGCATATCTTTGAGAGCATCGATGCTAGCCTGAAAAGGCTGGACCTACCCTATGTCGACTTGCTGCAGATCCATCGCTTCGATCCTAGGACTCCTGTAAAGGAAACAATGGAGGCACTTCACGACATTGTGAAGGCAGGCAAAGTACGCTATATTGGTGCTTCATCCATGTGGGCCCATCAGCTCCTTGAGTACCAGTATACCGCTCGCATCCACGGTTGGACGGAGTTTATATCGATGCAGAATCTCCACAACGCTATATatcgggaggaggagcgagagATGTACCCTGCATGTGCTAAGTTTGGAATCGGTGGAATCCCCTGGAGCCCTATTGCAATGGGCTTTCTCGCCAGGCCCTGGCGTGAATTCTCCAATACTACACGCGGGGAGGGGCAAGGGCAGGGCTTCCTTGGTCAAGCCCCTACAGAGGCAGACAAGAAGATTAATGAACAGGTCGAAAATCTCGCCAAAGAGCATGGTGTATCAATGGCGATTATTGCAATTGCTTGGTCGCTATCGAAACCTTTTATCACGGCTCCGATTCTGGGAATGAGTAAAAAGGAAAGGGTTGACGAGGCGGTTGCAGCTATATCATTTACGCTTAGCCccgaggagctgaagacaATTGATGACCTCTATCAACCCCGGAATGTTATTGGACATCAATAA
- a CDS encoding cupin domain-containing protein (COG:S;~EggNog:ENOG410PY47;~InterPro:IPR014710,IPR011051,IPR013096;~PFAM:PF07883;~SECRETED:SignalP(1-18)): protein MLYPTILSFIALLHFTSSELVSTIVHSGQESGTNVSPGGENFDGDAWIDEFHSDDEITMANVVFSPSARTHWHTHEGGQLIRVVAGSGWVCDEGHEPEHLTVGDIVWCPPGITHWHGAGNGSFLIHQVIAYGSTEWLEAVADGESSQTVRAARIHGKTI, encoded by the coding sequence ATGCTGTACCCTACCATTCTGTCCTTCATTGCTCTTTTGCATTTCACTTCATCCGAGCTCGTTTCCACGATCGTCCACAGTGGCCAGGAAAGCGGTACCAACGTTTCCCCCGGAGGGGAAAACTTCGACGGAGATGCCTGGATTGATGAATTTCACTCAGACGACGAGATCACGATGGCGAACGTCGTATTTTCACCATCTGCCCGAACCCACTGGCATACGCACGAGGGAGGGCAACTGATCCGTGTCGTCGCAGGATCTGGGTGGGTTTGTGATGAGGGTCATGAGCCCGAGCATTTGACAGTGGGAGATATTGTTTGGTGTCCTCCAGGCATAACGCACTGGCATGGAGCCGGTAATGGAAGCTTTCTTATCCACCAAGTCATTGCCTATGGTTCGACAGAGTGGTTGGAGGCAGTCGCTGATGGGGAATCGAGTCAAACTGTCCGTGCTGCCAGAATCCATGGGAAGACTATTTAG
- a CDS encoding alpha/beta hydrolase (COG:S;~EggNog:ENOG410PQYN;~InterPro:IPR000383,IPR029058;~SECRETED:SignalP(1-16);~go_function: GO:0016787 - hydrolase activity [Evidence IEA]) has product MYGFKYLPLLCSLVTAQLQPRWVHFDSDGISIAAHLYVPPNNSTSNASRPAIVVGHPHGGVKEQTSGLYARQIAERTGFVTLAFDAAYQGESGGLPRYLEDPYQRANDVRNAVTYLATLDIVNATRIGALGVCASGGYVPFAAQTDERIRAVATVSGIDLGTLYSEGFGTYDGPMESGLREELAEAGRQRIREAEGAQPNLTRIFPQTAADVTPDLPVFYQESYDYYQTPRGHVDTAPNWHLWRSIDLIASYRSYAFMDLISPRPLLMIAGSDADTLYFTQAAIDLAQEPKEMYVIPGLTHIDLYDHTNQSTPKLVEFFRANL; this is encoded by the coding sequence ATGTACGGCTTCAAATACCTCCCCCTTCTCTGTTCGCTCGTCACTGCACAACTCCAGCCTCGCTGGGTTCACTTTGACAGCGACGGTATCTCCATCGCAGCGCACCTCTACGTTCCACCCAACAATTCTACCTCGAATGCGTCCCGTCCCGCGATTGTTGTCGGCCATCCACACGGAGGCGTCAAAGAACAGACATCTGGCCTATATGCTCGTCAGATTGCCGAGCGGACTGGGTTTGTGACGCTTGCCTTCGACGCTGCCTACCAGGGCGAAAGCGGCGGTCTCCCGCGATACCTTGAAGACCCTTACCAACGCGCCAACGACGTGCGGAATGCAGTGACCTACCTTGCAACGTTGGACATTGTCAACGCCACCCGCATCGGCGCCCTAGGAGTCTGTGCCTCTGGGGGATATGTACCCTTCGCAGCGCAGACCGATGAGCGCATCCGAGCCGTCGCCACCGTCAGCGGCATCGACCTGGGCACCCTCTACTCCGAGGGATTCGGCACCTACGATGGTCCCATGGAATCTGGCCTGCGAGAGGAGCTGGCCGAAGCCGGGCGACAGCGGATCCGCGAAGCAGAAGGGGCGCAGCCCAATCTGACACGCATCTTCCCCCAAACAGCGGCCGACGTCACCCCCGATCTCCCTGTTTTCTACCAGGAGTCGTACGACTACTACCAGACTCCCCGAGGCCATGTGGATACCGCCCCTAACTGGCATCTCTGGCGCAGCATTGACCTGATTGCGTCGTACAGGTCCTACGCCTTCATGGACTTGATCTCGCCTCGGCCTCTCCTGATGATTGCTGGGTCTGACGCCGATACGCTTTATTTCACCCAGGCTGCAATTGATCTGGCCCAAGAGCCGAAGGAGATGTACGTTATTCCGGGGCTGACACACATCGATCTGTATGATCATACGAACCAGAGCACCCCGAAGCTGGTGGAGTTCTTCAGGGCCAATCTGTGA
- a CDS encoding DUF3425 domain-containing protein (COG:S;~EggNog:ENOG410PQBQ;~InterPro:IPR021833;~PFAM:PF11905): MSTATEGSPQDTPADRREDGCALSSHSDAAKAERRRHQNRQNQRTWRRRQQERREADVLARELALQEQEQDEEEAGLVDLTQYPLPDLSMLPSFCPFNSPVATSGCRLAHPSLLRFLAVFEAAAHRSYYGNPRADHLLTLAKLNVFRAFIRNIAALGYSREWMTDDALSRFSVNGPLPKAVPVRDIPPSLRPTELQQSQPHHPWLDFFPFARLRDNLIQYEDCMDDSQFCRDLMGFWTMPSEENCMLVWGSPWDPMNWEITEAFLRKWGRLVKGCPEILWSTNYWRLQRGEKRLVWRVSFDQMPEV; this comes from the exons ATGTCTACAGCCACTGAAGGATCGCCTCAAGATACGCCCGCAGACCGCCGGGAAGATGGTTGTGCTCTCTCCAGCCACAGTGACGCGGCGAAAGCCGAGCGACGCCGGCACCAGAACAGACAGAATCAACGGACCTGGC gACGACGGCagcaggagaggagagaggcaGACGTTCTGGCTCGGGAACTGGCCCttcaggagcaggagcaggacgaggaagaggcgggACTGGTTGACTTGACGCAGTACCCTCTACCAGATCTCAGCATGCTACCCAGTTTCTGCCCATTCAATTCGCCAGTGGCGACTTCGGGCTGTCGGCTAGCGCATCCAAGTCTCCTTCGGTTCCTGGCTGTATTCGAGGCCGCTGCCCACCGGAGCTATTACGGGAATCCACGAGCCGACCACTTGCTCACCCTGGCCAAATTGAACGTGTTTCGCGCCTTTATACGCAACATCGCTGCCCTGGGCTACAGTCGAGAATGGATGACTGATGATGCCCTCTCGCGCTTCAGTGTCAATGGGCCTCTCCCAAAGGCCGTGCCGGTGAGGGATATACCACCCAGTCTGCGCCCGACAGAGCTGCAACAGAGCCAGCCTCATCACCCTTGGTTGGACTTCTTTCCATTTGCACGACTAAGAGACAACCTAATCCAATACGAGGATTGTATGGATGACTCGCAGTTCTGTCGAGACCTGATGGGCTTCTGGACCATGCCTAGTGAGGAGAACTGCATGCTCGTTTGGGGCAGTCCCTGGGATCCTATGAATTGGGAGATCACCGAAGCATTCCTGCGAAAATGGGGGCGACTGGTTAAGGGATGTCCGGAGATTCTATGGTCTACAAACTATTGGCGACTCCAGAGGGGAGAAAAGCGTTTGGTATGGAGAGTCTCCTTTGACCAAATGCCTGAAGTGTGA
- the AAD14_3 gene encoding aldo/keto reductase (COG:C;~EggNog:ENOG410PJ9A;~InterPro:IPR023210,IPR036812;~PFAM:PF00248), with the protein MAHLWVPAPEPATELGRYRVLSSTAGVRVSPLQLGGMSIGDAWQDSMGSMTKESSFKLLDAFYEAGGNFIDTANNYQDEQSEAWIGEWMAQRQNRDQLVIATKFTTDFRSYKLGKNKAPNHTGNHRRSLHMSVRESLKKLQTDWIDILYLHWWDHTTSIEEIMDSLHILVEQGKVLYLGISDTPAWVVSAANTYARCHGKTPFSIYQGRWNVLLRDFEREIIPMARHFGMALAPWDALGGGKFKRKEEVEQRKAQGEGLRSILSPEQSEDEARMSAALEKVAGEHGITSLTAVALAYVMAKAPNVFPLVGGRKVEYLQDNIQALKLRLTEKQIEFLESQTVFDIGFPGNFIGPDPKVTGKASFLLAANANYDFVQEPRSITSPE; encoded by the coding sequence ATGGCGCATCTTTGGGTCCCTGCTCCGGAGCCAGCCACTGAGCTGGGGAGATATCGCGTTCTATCGTCAACTGCGGGTGTTCGTGTCTCACCCCTGCAGCTTGGAGGAATGTCTATTGGGGATGCCTGGCAAGATTCCATGGGCTCTATGACCAAAGAATCGTCATTCAAGTTACTGGACGCATTCTACGAAGCAGGGGGAAATTTCATCGACACAGCGAATAACTACCAGGATGAACAGTCCGAAGCCTGGATTGGCGAATGGATGGCCCAGCGCCAGAACCGCGACCAGCTGGTGATTGCAACGAAATTCACTACGGATTTCCGATCCTACAAGCTCGGAAAGAACAAGGCCCCTAATCACACCGGCAACCATCGCAGAAGTCTGCATATGAGCGTTCGCGAGTCCCTCAAGAAACTACAAACCGATTGGATCGACATCCTGTATCTTCACTGGTGGGACCACACCACATCAATCGAAGAGATCATGGACAGTCTGCACATACTTGTGGAACAAGGCAAGGTTCTCTACCTGGGTATCTCGGATACCCCGGCCTGGGTTGTCTCGGCTGCGAACACCTATGCCCGCTGCCATGGCAAGACACCTTTCAGCATTTATCAAGGGAGATGGAATGTTCTGCTGCGCGACTTTGAACGGGAGATCATTCCAATGGCACGCCACTTTGGAATGGCCCTTGCCCCATGGGACGCGCTGGGCGGTGGTAAATTTAAGCGaaaggaggaggttgaacaACGCAAAGCTCAGGGCGAGGGACTGCGAAGTATACTCAGTCCAGAGCAGAGTGAAGACGAAGCCAGGATGAGTGCCGCGCTTGAGAAGGTGGCAGGTGAGCACGGCATCACATCGCTCACTGCAGTGGCGCTTGCATACGTGATGGCCAAGGCTCCGAACGTGTTCCCCCTCGTTGGCGGGCGCAAAGTGGAATATCTTCAGGACAACATACAGGCGCTCAAGCTTCGGCTGACAGAGAAGCAAATCGAGTTTCTCGAGAGTCAGACGGTGTTTGATATTGGCTTCCCAGGCAACTTTATTGGCCCCGACCCCAAGGTGACAGGCAAGGCATCATTCCTTCTAGCTGCCAATGCCAATTATGATTTCGTTCAGGAGCCCCGCTCCATCACGAGCCCTGAATAG
- a CDS encoding DUF3425 domain-containing protein (COG:S;~EggNog:ENOG410PQBQ;~InterPro:IPR021833;~PFAM:PF11905) — translation MQKVYLKMSNYSSMALPIARINRPQAETGEEKIHVQKLSERITTWPEEDWSGVSDPKQRRRLQNRLNQRVRRLQKRIDMQRTSDSKTSKGQHAPPSTKDSVSRAAVEVEDAPVEPTPTCPSLAAVEHIHILEADFVETRRILQQIEVMAHAQYMLGSPRTDMLLHLIQFNFTKALVQNMRVLGLTSELLHDDAISPFNVTGPWQYDIEPALPSSLRPTIIQRTVVHHPWLDLLPIPEMRDNLISAGESYDETQLCLDMKGHGRAHTDHTGIIVWSDPWDQTGWEVSEPFARSWGWTVRGCVNLFRSTNSWRARRNERPLFRVY, via the exons ATGCAGAAAGTCTACCTAAAAATGTCCAACTATAGCTCAATGGCCTTGCCAATTGCACGGATTAATAGGCCCCAAGCGGAGACAGGTGAGGAGAAAATCCACGTACAGAAGTTGTCTGAGCGCATCACAACATGGCCCGAGGAGGATTGGTCAGGGGTCTCTGATCCCAAGCAGCGGAGGCGACTGCAAAACCGTCTGAACCAGAGGGTCCGAC GATTGCAAAAAAGAATCGACATGCAACGCACGTCTGATAGTAAAACCAGCAAAGGCCAGCACGCACCACCAAGCACGAAGGATAGTGTTAGTCGCGCGGCTGTTGAGGTGGAAGATGCGCCAGTGGAGCCCACACCCACCTGTCCGTCTCTAGCAGCAGTAGAACACATACATATCCTCGAGGCCGACTTCGTGGAGACAAGGAGGATACTGCAGCAAATAGAGGTCATGGCACACGCCCAGTACATGCTCGGTTCCCCGCGCACTGACATGCTGTTGCACTTGATTCAATTCAATTTCACAAAAGCGCTAGTCCAGAACATGCGGGTTCTAGGTCTCACGTCGGAGCTACTGCACGACGATGCCATTTCGCCATTCAACGTAACTGGCCCGTGGCAGTATGACATCGAGCCTGCCCTTCCCTCCAGCCTGCGCCCTACTATCATTCAGCGCACTGTAGTTCATCACCCGTGGTTGGATCTACTTCCAATACCGGAAATGAGGGACAATCTGATCTCTGCCGGCGAGTCATATGATGAAACCCAACTTTGCCTGGATATGAAGGGACATGGGAGAGCGCATACCGACCATACGGGAATCATTGTTTGGAGCGATCCATGGGATCAAACGGGGTGGGAGGTCTCTGAACCGTTTGCCCGGTCCTGGGGATGGACGGTGAGAGGCTGTGTGAACCTTTTTCGTTCTACAAACTCGTGGAGAGCGCGGCGGAATGAGAGACCACTCTTTCGCGTGTATTGA
- a CDS encoding zinc-dependent alcohol dehydrogenase (COG:Q;~EggNog:ENOG410PI0T;~InterPro:IPR013154,IPR013149,IPR002328,IPR036291, IPR011032,IPR020843;~PFAM:PF00107,PF08240;~go_function: GO:0008270 - zinc ion binding [Evidence IEA];~go_function: GO:0016491 - oxidoreductase activity [Evidence IEA];~go_process: GO:0055114 - oxidation-reduction process [Evidence IEA]), protein MNSTAEIPRFDIPTHCKAGVVINEGPDFHVEVQMVPVPEPGPDYILIRLNATGICSSDIHMMKGDLGVPPMSTFGVRSPGHEGAGVVVKVGANVKNFKLGDRAGIKPITDTCGSCAMCWDDKETYCKAAIHTGLMTPGTYQQYIVSPARYTSPIPDGVPDEVAAPIMCSASTMYRSLTESNLRAGCWVAFPGGGGGVGIQGIQLARAMGMRPIVVDTGDSKRELSLKMGAEAFVDFRETDDPVKAVIEVADGVGVHGVFVTAPAAYKTAISYTGERIGAIIMCIGMPPAGSTTLGADPCEFIFKNLSIKGSLVGTRSDTAAALDFAKRGLLQQISEVYPINRLPEGVEKLRKGQVAGRVVVDFNWEE, encoded by the exons ATGAATTCCACGGCTGAGATCCCACGTTTCGATATCCCCACTCACTGTAAAGCTGGGGTTGTTATTAATGAGGGGCCTGACTTTCATGTTGAGGTGCAGATGGTGCCGGTCCCTGAGCCTG GACCGGACTATATCCTGATTCGACTCAATGCGACCGGCATCTGCTCGTCCGACATCCACATGATGAAAGGCGATCTCGGGGTGCCACCAATGTCGACATTCGGCGTGCGATCTCCAGGCCACGAAGGCGCCGGTGTCGTTGTCAAAGTCGGCGCAAATGTCAAGAACTTCAAGCTGGGCGATAGGGCAGGCATCAAACCGATCACTGATACTTGCGGGTCTTGCGCCATGTGCTGGGATGATAAGGAGACATACTGCAAGGCAGCCATTCACACTGGTCTAATGACACCTG GGACATATCAGCAATATATTGTGTCTCCCGCTCGATACACGTCGCCTATCCCGGACGGCGTCCCAGATGAAGTCGCCGCACCGATTATGTGCAGCGCAAGCACGATGTATCGTTCATTAACTGAATCGAACCTTCGCGCTGGATGCTGGGTGGCTTTTccgggcggaggaggtggcgTGGGTATCCAGGGTATACAGCTTGCCAGAGCAATGGGAATGCGGCCAATAGTCGTAGATACAGGTGACTCCAAGCGTGAACTATCCCTGAAAATGGGGGCAGAGGCGTTCGTCGATTTCAGAGAAACTGATGACCCTGTGAAAGCGGTGATCGAAGTCGCGGACGGAGTAGGTGTCCACGGTGTCTTCGTCACTGCACCTGCAGCATACAAAACTGCGATCTCCTATACTGGAGAGCGAATTGGGGCTATCATCATGTGTATCGGGATGCCACCCGCTGGTTCAACTACCCTAGGAGCGGATCCCTGTGAGTTTATCTTCAAGAACCTTAGTATTAAGGGGTCATTGGTGGGAACTCGGAGTGATACGGCCGCTGCGTTGGATTTTGCGAAGCGCGGTTTGCTACAGCAGATTTCCGAGGTTTACCCTATTAATCGCCTGCCTGAGGGAGTTGAAAAGCTGCGCAAGGGGCAGGTGGCAGGGCGGGTTGTGGTCGATTTTAACTGGGAGGAGTAG
- a CDS encoding uncharacterized protein (COG:T;~EggNog:ENOG410PW3Q;~InterPro:IPR002018,IPR029058;~SECRETED:SignalP(1-19)) yields the protein MRFGYQILQLISLSILSQSASIDTHAQPAAVINNGTLLGIQNSQFHQDHFLGIPYAQPPLGNLRFDLPQPINQSWSEKQALPMVTGVTLPP from the coding sequence ATGAGATTCGGATACCAGATTTTGCAGCTCATATCGCTGTCGATATTGAGCCAAAGTGCCTCCATCGACACCCACGCCCAACCCGCTGCCGTTATAAACAACGGAACACTCCTCGGGATTCAAAACTCGCAATTTCACCAAGACCACTTCTTGGGCATTCCGTACGCCCAGCCACCACTTGGAAACCTCCGATTCGATCTCCCTCAGCCTATCAATCAGTCATGGTCTGAAAAACAGGCACTGCCTATGGTGACTGGTGTCACTCTTCCTCCTTAA